In Lotus japonicus ecotype B-129 chromosome 5, LjGifu_v1.2, one genomic interval encodes:
- the LOC130719104 gene encoding NAC domain-containing protein 83-like: MEDIIMTYEDNDGAVRLLPGYIFDPTDEVLVGFYLKRRVFSQPLPVEIIPYFDVFQTEPWSLPGGDGKIFNERKCFFYNIMGHDLKNLDIRVAGSGQWRVMEKRNDVPISTNKEVIRKRNILNFWDGQGDCARRTKWVMHEFRLALIANPSKIKDAKNDKMGNNGEITNDGSA, translated from the exons ATGGAAGACATAATCATGACTTATGAGGACAATGATGGGGCTGTTAGGTTGCTACCTGGGTACATATTTGATCCTACTGATGAGGTTCTTGTGGGTTTCTACCTGAAGAGGAGGGTATTTTCTCAACCTCTTCCTGTTGAAATCATCCCATATTTTGATGTGTTTCAAACTGAACCTTGGAGCCTGCCGGGAGGAG ATGGAAAGATTTTCAATGAGCGCAAGTGTTTCTTCTACAACATCATGGGTCATGACCTTAAAAACCTTGATATAAGAGTTGCTGGGAGTGGCCAATGGAGGGTTATGGAAAAACGGAATGATGTTCCTATCTCTACAAACAAGGAGGTGATTAGGAAGAGGAACATCCTGAACTTTTGGGATGGGCAAGGAGACTGTGCTAGGAGGACCAAATGGGTGATGCATGAGTTCCGTCTTGCGTTAATAGCTAACCCATCTAAG ATTAAGGATGCAAAGAATGACAAAATGGGGAATAATGGGGAAATCACCAATGATGGGAGTGCCTAA